A window of the Sphingomonas piscis genome harbors these coding sequences:
- a CDS encoding TIGR02391 family protein — protein MVHPNSLRAALPDAEAVLSLPVPELAGILLCTIAMRPERLCSISNFSEELKHWPDLPRSQWPAASLAIAEAWAWLQTNGCLVQSPSQPPGSEYMEVTRLGRKIATEGGFEKYAVASLLPKPLLHNRLVATAWPTFIRADYDTAVFQAFKEVEVAVRAAAGLDDKIIGVSLMRAAFDKSSGPLTDFSAQEAEREALAHLFAGAIGSYKNPHSHRTVLIEDPVEAAEMLLLASHLLRIVEYRDPDRRPAKD, from the coding sequence ATGGTTCATCCGAATAGTCTCAGGGCCGCACTTCCCGATGCAGAGGCTGTACTCTCGCTGCCCGTACCGGAATTAGCGGGGATATTGCTCTGCACCATAGCGATGCGACCGGAGCGGCTTTGCTCAATCAGCAACTTCAGTGAAGAATTAAAACATTGGCCTGACCTGCCCCGCAGTCAGTGGCCAGCTGCTTCTCTAGCCATCGCCGAGGCATGGGCGTGGCTTCAAACAAATGGCTGCCTGGTTCAGAGTCCATCTCAGCCGCCTGGTAGCGAGTACATGGAGGTTACTCGGCTTGGTCGAAAGATCGCCACCGAGGGTGGGTTCGAGAAATATGCAGTGGCATCACTTCTGCCGAAGCCGCTGCTACATAATAGATTAGTCGCGACCGCGTGGCCGACGTTCATAAGAGCAGATTATGACACCGCCGTGTTTCAGGCGTTCAAAGAGGTTGAGGTCGCCGTGAGAGCAGCAGCGGGGCTGGATGATAAGATCATAGGGGTCAGTCTGATGCGCGCGGCTTTTGATAAGTCCTCGGGCCCATTGACCGACTTCTCAGCTCAGGAAGCTGAGCGCGAAGCGCTCGCTCACCTTTTTGCGGGCGCAATAGGTTCATATAAAAACCCGCACAGCCATCGAACCGTTCTCATAGAAGACCCAGTTGAAGCCGCCGAAATGCTCCTCTTGGCAAGCCACTTACTAAGGATCGTCGAGTACCGCGATCCTGATCGGCGCCCTGCCAAAGATTGA